Below is a window of Phoenix dactylifera cultivar Barhee BC4 chromosome 7, palm_55x_up_171113_PBpolish2nd_filt_p, whole genome shotgun sequence DNA.
ATTTTATTGGTACAAGCTAAAACAAGCTAAAAAACTATTGGCATAAGTTAAAAAGCGTTATACGTACTGACGGTCGATATTTCTATAGACAACAACAACATCGCTAAAGGGTTCTAGCTATGGATTTTTGTCTGTCAGTATAAGATCAAGTGATTTATCTATGGTTTGTTCTTCCATATGTAAAAGAATTGCCTATATTTAGTTTTTCATAGCTAAAAACTTTTACCTAGAAGTATTTGGGAAGGATGCATAGCTTCAATTGGTGAAGGGGCGCGGGAGAAAAAGGAAATTGGGGAAGTTCAACTAGAGTGTTGAAGGGGTGGAAACATTTAGGGATGTGAGACTTTGGAGTTTTGCCCATAGTAAACCCAACTctattaatataaaaataagcttttACCACCATTCCAAAATAACTATTGGTACATTTCAATATCGGCAAATACCTAGGGTTTTGCTAATGAGTTATAATTATCCGAAGTCTATTTATGCTTTTAACTGATGGATAGTGGACTCCATAGCTAATAATTTAGAATTGTTAGTATATTGATGGATCTGCCATTGTAAGCATGAGTTTGTCGatgaatatccattttcttataGTGGCTCAACCTATATCGATCAAGCTAAGCCTCTCTGAGCCCAACCACCATACATGATGCAAGGAAGAAATATGCAGCACATAGCACATGACAGATGAAATCTCGATACTAACAAAAGCAACAGCAACTTGATACTATCGTAGTCCACCATGAAAATTATTCTTAAAGGAATCTTGCTGCTGCAGGCACCAAGAAACAAAGAAGGATCCAATTTTTACAAAAATGCTATGCCTAACCAAGAATCCCATTAAGAAGGTAGTGAAGGACTAAATGATGAGAGGCAAATCTATTCTTCAAGTGCCATCGAATCCCACAAATAAGCACCATATTAGCTAGCATGCATAAAATATCTCATTGAGAAGCTTGCATAGACTATTTCAGACTTAACATTAAAAGTATATATGCATAATTTTGTTTTCTCGAGCAATATCAAAGATTTGGATCTTGGACCTTCAACACGGAGAGGTGCTAACCAATTGAATTAACTGTTATTGGAAAGAACAGCTGAGTGTTATGTATAATGTTCTCTGTAAAACATCTATTGTAGATTTTGAATCATGGTAGGAGGATTCACAGAGCACAAATTGTTCACTAGTCTCAAATCAATTTGCCTATCCCACTCAATCAATTCCTAAGTGCAGCACATACCTTGTTTCAATTTTCAACATGCATGCAATCCTTTAAAATCAATTATGTATGAGCCCATAACCCGTTCACAACATCCATGGAAGGTTGATGTCGTACTCCTTCATTACTAAAACCCCTAAGAAAATAAAGTGTACGCCAATACactcttctctccttcttttattttttttttgataggcgAATGAACTTATTTTCTTGATACAATCATAAACCTAACAACAAATTAAATGGCCATTAGTGAAGCATGGTTATATCACATCTATTGCCTCATACGCCTAAATACCGTAACTCTGTCATCGTACCGTATTTGTACATGTCGTTGGCTTTCCACGCCTCTCAAGTCAGCCTGCTGCTTTTATATTAATACGTCCCTGGGGTATTGTAATGGGGATAGAGCTCTCACGCTCCAACTACCCACTTTTAGCGTGTAAACCACGGGGGGAAGGGCCATCCACCGAACCTTTGGCAGCCAAGCACGACGTGCTGACCCATCTACTTTTCTCTCCCAAGTCCCAACCTCCCCGCTCCTATAAAGCCTCACCATCTCGCCCCATGCTTTCACCCACTGCTCTCCTCCCCCACACCATTAATTCCAAGCTCTTCCTCTTATATCATTACTCTCCTCTTTGAGCTAATTTTTGATTCAGGAAGCCATGTCGACGACCGTGGAGGAGATCCGTAAGGCTCAGAGGGCCGAGGGACCGGCGACGGTGCTCGCCATCGGCACCGCCACCCCTGCTAATGTCGTGTACCAGGCTGACTACCCTGATTATTATTTTCGAATCACCAACAGCGAGCATCTCGCCGACCTCAAGGAGAAATTTAAGAGAATGTGTAAGTTTATGGCTATATGTCTAGCTATTTGTGTTCAATACGCACGCTTGCATGGGGTGGAGGAGAAGCGATCGATAAAGAGTGCAAAGTTCGATTGGAGTATTGAGTAGAGTCATAGATAAAGACTAAACTAAGAAGCAGCATGTAgggccaaagaaaaaaaaaactttctgcGTGTCTTAATTAACTAAGAATAAAATCCATGAAGTGCCATAGATTATTACGTACTGAAATTGCAACATTTGATCTGAGGCAGGTGACAAGTCAATGATCCGCAAGCGCTACATGCACGTAACCGAGGAGATCCTCAAAGAGAACCCCAACATGTGTGCATACATGGCTCCATCACTGGATGCCCGGCAGGACCTGGTGGTCGCCGAGGTCCCGAAGCTCGGCAAGGAGGCGGCCGCCAAGGCCATCAAGGAGTGGGGCCAGCCCAAGTCCCGGATCACCCACCTCATCTTCTGCACCACCAGCGGCGTCGACATGCCCGGGGCCGACTACCAGCTCACCAAGCTGCTCGGCCTTCGCCCCTCCGTCAACCGCTTCATGATGTACCAGCAGGGCTGCTTTGCCGGTGGCACCGTGCTCCGCCTCGCAAAGGACCTTGCCGAGAACAACCGCGGCGCTCGTGTTCTTGTTGTCTGCTCCGAGATCACTGCCGTCACCTTCCGAGGCCCCTCCGAGTCCCACCTTGACAGCCTTGTCGGTCAGGCGCTCTTCGGTGATGGTGCCGCAGCCCTGATCGTCGGTGCCGACCCCGACCTAGCCATCGAGCGACCGCTCTTCCAACTCATCTCGGCTAGCCAGACCATCCTCCCCGATTCTGAAGGCGCCATCGATGGCCACTTGAGAGAAGTGGGGCTTACCTTCCACCTACTGAAGGATGTGCCCGGGCTGATATCGAAGAACATCGAGAAGAGTTTGGTTCAGGCTCTGGGGCCCATTGGGATCGATGACTGGAACTCTGTGTTCTGGGTGGCGCACCCAGGAGGGCCGGCAATACTGGACCAGGTGGAGGAGAAGGTGGGACTAAAGAAAGAGAAGATGAGGGCAACAAGGGAGGTGCTGAAGGAATATGGGAACATGTCGAGCGCTTGTGTGCTCTTTATACTCGACGAGATGAGGAGGAGGTCGGCGGAGGAA
It encodes the following:
- the LOC120111374 gene encoding chalcone synthase 3-like, whose protein sequence is MSTTVEEIRKAQRAEGPATVLAIGTATPANVVYQADYPDYYFRITNSEHLADLKEKFKRMCDKSMIRKRYMHVTEEILKENPNMCAYMAPSLDARQDLVVAEVPKLGKEAAAKAIKEWGQPKSRITHLIFCTTSGVDMPGADYQLTKLLGLRPSVNRFMMYQQGCFAGGTVLRLAKDLAENNRGARVLVVCSEITAVTFRGPSESHLDSLVGQALFGDGAAALIVGADPDLAIERPLFQLISASQTILPDSEGAIDGHLREVGLTFHLLKDVPGLISKNIEKSLVQALGPIGIDDWNSVFWVAHPGGPAILDQVEEKVGLKKEKMRATREVLKEYGNMSSACVLFILDEMRRRSAEEGLATTGEGLDWGVLFGFGPGLTVETVVLHSMPIASR